From the genome of Candidatus Eisenbacteria bacterium:
CGAGGCGTGAAGGTGTTTATGATTGCATGGTTTTCGTTCCTGATCTTATTCACCGTCGCCACGCTCGCCTCCTATATCTCGAATCGTGGTGGCGCGAAAGAGACTTTCGATCTAGAGACTGCGGCGGGCTTGGCGGTCCTTGGCGTTGCGCTCATTAAATTCGGCCGGTGGCTTGGCCGGGGCGAGGAGCGAGCCGTCCTTGCCTTTCTCAAGAGCACGCTCGAAACGGATGCCGTCAGCCTCTGAGGGCGAACATGCACGGTGAGTTGCACCGCAGCGGGCGGATCGGATGGTTGCGCGCCGCGGTGCTTGGCGCCAACGACGGCCTCATCTCCACGGGCAGCCTGGTTGTGGGGGTGGCTGCAGCCGAGCCGAGCCGCTTGGCAATCTTGCTATCCGCCGTCGCGGGACTCGTGGCGGGTGCCCTCTCGATGGCGGCCGGCGAGTACGTTTCAGTCAGCTCCCAGGCGGATACCGAGCAGGCGGATCTCGACCGGGAGCGCGGTGAGCTCGCTGCGTCGCCCGAGGCCGAGCGAAGCGAATTGGCGGAAATCTACGTCGGTCGGGGCCTCACCCCCGACCTGGCGATCCAAGTCGCGGACCAACTCATGGCTCACGACGCCCTGGCGGCCCATGCCCGCGACGAGCTGGGCATCAACGCGTCGACCCTAGCTCGACCGATTCAAGCCGCGCTGGCGTCGGCGTCGTCGTTCGCGGTCGGAGCAGCGCCCCCGGCCATCCTGGCCGCACTCTTGCCAAGCGGGATTCTGACGCCCGGCATCGTCGGGGTGACCTTGGTGCTCCTGATCGTTCTCGGGAGCGTGGCGGCTCGCCTTGGCGGCGCCTCGGTCGTTCGGGGAGCTCTGCGGGTGGCCTTTTGGGGCGCGCTGGCGATGGCGTGCACCGCCGCGATTGGTCGTCTATTCGGCGCGGTCGCCCCAGGCGGCTAGCAAGGAGTACCACCGAACAAGGAGAGACCCACTCATGTATCTCCTCTTCAAGCTCGTACACGTCGCGTCTGTCATCGCATTTCTCGGCAACATCACGACCGGCCTCTTCTGGCATGCCCATGCCGCCCGCACCCGCGATCCCAAGCTCCTGGCTCACACGATGGACGGAATCATCAAGAGCGATCGGCTGTTCACGGTTCCCGGCGTCATCGGCATCATCGTCACCGGCTTCGCCGCCGCCATCCACGGGAACTTCCCGATCCTACACACCGGCTGGATATTCTGGACCTTGGTGCTTTTCTCGATTTCGGGGCTCATTTTCACGATGCGGGTGGTGCCGCTTCAACGCCAGCTGCGCGCTCTTGCGGAGTCCGGCGCGCAATCGGGCGCCTTCGAGTACGCCCGTTACCACGCTCTGGCCCTACGCTGGGAGATCTGGGGCGCGGCGGCGTTGCTGACGCCGGTCGCGGGGCTCGCGCTCATGGTGCTCAAACCCAGCTTGTGAGGCCCGTCCGGCGCGTGGCCCCAGAGGTAGACGTCAGAGCTGAGCGTATAGGGCCTTGACGATGAGCCCGGCCACGAGCGCGAGGCCGACGCTCGTCATGGTTCCTACGAGGAAGTACTCCGCGAACGTCCCCCTTTGGTCCTCCTTGATCTCGGGAAAGCGCGCGAGCGCCTTGACGGCCAGGAGGAACCCGATCGCCTCGTTGTAGCCGGTGATCACGAAGGTGAGGACGAGAAAGCGCTCCATGCTGCCGATGTACTTCCCTGCTCTGGGAAGCCCGGGCTTGAGCGCCAGCAGGTCTCCGTCAATCCTGGACAGGAACGGCCGCGTGACCTTCTGTACCACGATGCTCCCACCGAAAATGACCCCGACGTACGCCGCCAAGAGCAGGTAGAACGTCGGGGACGTCAACGTGGCGGCCACGGTTTCTTCCACGAAGGGCCAGCTCGACAAGCTGAGCCAGACGGCGGCGGCCGCGACCGTGCCTAAGTGGAGGATCTGATCGATCAGGAACACCACCCAGCCATCCTTGGTGGCGAACGCCTTGATGCAGTCGATCAGAATATGGGCCAGCGCCAGACCCAGGATCGCCAGCAGAACGTTCTGATCCAATCCAACGTTGACGAGCGCGATCCCGCAGGCGACGTGGATCCCGGCGTGGGCTAGAAGAGCCAGCGGCTTCCGCTTGTTGAGAACGATCCACTTCGGCTGGAGAATGAAATCCGCGATCAGATGGGCGGCGTACAATTGCAGGAAAATCAGCATATGTTCATTGCACCTCTGAGGGGATGCATTTGCCCATTACACCCTCTTTAGGGTGCCGGACGTCTCCAGCAGCAGGCCATGCATGAATTGAAACGGATGCTCCAGATAGTGCCACCCGGCCGCGAGCAGGCGTTTCGTCACATTCTGGTGCGCGATCCCGAGCTTCTTCGAGATAGCCTTTCTCGTGTGCCCCAGAAGGGTCCAGCGAACGGCTTCCCATTGCGGCACGGTCCATCGCTCGAACAGGTAATCCGCAAGGCAGAGGACCGCGTCGGCGGCCCTATCCCTCTCCCTTCTCCCCGTAAGCAGCTTCGTCCACCGCTTCGGGCTCCGCATCTTATCAAGCTCGTCCAGCCCTTGTCGCGATCGTACAAAGGCGGTGCCGTCTTCCTCGTAGGGGCTGGCGCGCCTGCCGACGGAGATCTCGCCGACGCCCAGCGACGCGCGGAAGCGCACGGGCGGGCGGAGTCCTCCGGTCGCCGCAACGGCTCGAACGTAGGTGAGGATCTCCAGCGCACGCGGAACGTCGCGTATCACGCACTGGAACTCGTCGCCGGCCGTGATCCGAAACGCGATCCGGGTGTGGACGGCGCCAGGGAATCGTTTCTCCAGGTCACCGAAGGCGGCGCGGAGCACCCGGTCGAGGCGTTGCCGCTCCTTGGGCGAGTATCGCGTGGATCCGATGATATCCCCAGTCATGACCGCTACGATTCGAGAACCGCGGGGCATCGCTGCATCCTCTATGGGGTGAATTGCGGCTTGCACCTTCGCCGGGGTGCATGGTACCACCGGGCGATTCCGACGGTCAAGTCGCATTGGGCCGGGTGCCTCCGCCGGAGCGCCGCAGCTCCTCGACTCGCTTGCCGTCTCGCTCCTTCCGTCACATACTTCCAGCACCATGAGGCAGTCTCCCGTGCGACGCGCGAACAAAGGTGGCTGGAAGACCTGCTCGAGAGGCCACAAGTACAGGGGCCCCGGCGGCTGTCCGACCTGATGGAAGGGCAATCGCCCCACCGGTGGTGGGCGTAGAAGGCGGAAACGCAACGGCGTCCTAGGGCGCCAGAGGTAATACCGTTCGTGTCGACCGACTCGGTGCTCGTCAATCGCGCTGCCGTGCTGACGCTCTGGGCGGCCATCGTTGCAGAGCGGCTAGGCTACGACCGCGAGACCGCGTTGACGCTTGGAAGAGCCGTGGCCGGCCTCAACGCGCAATCCAAGGGACGCCGACTCGGGATCTACGCGGAACCCAGCCTCGAAGTGCCGGCGCGTAAGGGAAATGAGCGCGCGAAGCCGGCCCCCAAGACCGCGTTCCTCCTCGGCCGAGGCGTGCCGGTGATTCGGACGCCGGAGGGCTTGCGGGCCGTCGTGAAAGGGCGGGTCGAGAATCCGGACAGCGTGAAGCGATATTTGAAGGAGAAGTTCGACGAGTCCCTCCCCGATGCGCAAGCCGCGATGCGCGCGCTCGGGAAGGCATACCCGCCGGAGCGCCTGGCGGAGATCGCGTTCTCCCTCTATGAGGAGTTCCGCCCCGAGATACCCTCGGGGACGAAGGGCTGGGGTGCGAAGGGACCACTGGATCTGAACCGGATCAGAGCGCTCGCGCAAAGGGGGACACGATCTTGAACAGAGCAATTCGATACGGATTGGGATTGATTGTTGCCATCGGATTCCAAATCGCGGGTTCAACGGCTTTCGCCGATGTCGTCACCGATTGGAATGTCTGGACCTCCGACGGCGTGCACTATCGCAATTCAACGGAGGTCGGATCGGCTATGGGCAAGCAGGTCGGGGAGCTGGTGGCGGCGAAATACTTGCGGTCCGACAACTAGAGGCGGCTACTTCGCTCCCTCAGCAGCGACGATGTACGCCTCGATCTGCTCGTGCAGCACCGGAAGCGACACGGCGCCGTTCCCGAGCACTGCGTCGTGGAAGGCCTTGATGTCGAAGCGCCGACCGAGCCGGCGCTTCGCCTCGTCGCGGAGCTTCAAGATCTCGAGCTGGCCAAGCTTGTAGGCCAACGCCTGGCCCGGCGTGCCGATGTAGCGATCCACCTCGTTCACGATGTTGTTCGGGGCGAGGAGCGTGTTCTGGGTCATATATTCGATGGCCTGCTGGCGGCTCCACCCCTTCGCGTGGAGACCGGTGTCGACGACGAGCCGGCAGGAGCGCCAGGCGTCGAACGAGAGCTTGCCGAGCCGGTCGGTGTCGCTCGAGTAGAGTCCCATCTCGTCCGCGAGCCGCTCCGTGTAGAGCGCCCACCCTTCCACGTACGCCGTGACCCCGAGGTGCTTGCGAAACTCCGGTATTCCGGTCAGCTCCTGAGCGATCGCGATCTGGAGGTGATGTCCGGGAACCGATTCGTGGAACGCCAACGCCTCGGCCTCATATCGCGGGCGCGTCTCCGGTAGGTACGTGTTGACCATGTAGTACCCCGGTCGCTTCCCGTCGGCCGACGGACCGCGGTAGTACGCGATGGTGGAGTACGGGGCCTCGTGCATCCCCATGACCTTGAGCTCGCAGCGGGCCTTGGGCTGGATCCCGAACCAGCCGGGAACGGCGGCCTGCGCGCGAGCCAGCGTCTCCTTCGCTTTCGCTTCCACCTCGGCAGAGGTCTTGAAAAACATCTCGGGGCTCCCGCGCAGGCGCCGCTGGATCTCGGAGATGTCCGACGTTCCAAGTACCTTCTGGCCCAGCTGGGCGAGGTCGCGCCGTACGATCGCAACCTGCTCGAGGCCCAGCCTGTGGATGTCATCCGGGGTCATGTCGAGCGAGGTGTGCACGCGGATCATCTTCTTGTAGCAGTCCGGGCCGTCAGGCAGCGCGGAAAGTCCCGCCTTCTCGGGCGGACGCGCCACCGGCAGGACGCTGGTCTTGAGAAATTCGCGGTACCGCCCGAGCGCCGGTTGTAGCGCGGTCTGGATCGCCGAGCGCAAGTCCTTCGCGAAGCGCTCGCGATCGGCGGGGCTCCAATCCTTTCGCTCGACCGTCACCGGCTTCCACAAGGCCAGGCTATCGGCCGGAGCCGCGATCAATCGATCGAGCTGATCGATCGTCGCTTTGACGGCGTCGCGGGGGGCGGCTTTGCCCTTGGCGAGCCCGGATCGGAGATTCGCCACGGTGTCGTCGAAATAAGGTCCCATGGCCCGGCACCGCTTCACGAACGAAGCCGCATCCGCCGGAGAATCGATGATCGTGTAGTCGGGAAGGTTCATGAAGTCGACCTGCGGCCCGGTGCGCGGATCGACGGCCCACTCCCAGAACTTGCAGGAGATCCACGCGAGCTGATCTTCCACCTCGGTGAGGAGGGCGGTGCGCGTGAGCCGTTCCCCAGGAGAAAGCGAGGCCGCATCGATCGCGTTAGTCCGCGCCAGCGCGCTCTCGAGGCGGCGCGTCTCCTTGGCGATCCCCGCGGGGCCGATGTCGTCCAGCCGGTCGTCGTATCGCTTGTCCCCGAGGCTCGTGGCGTAGGTCGGGTACGTCTCGAGGAAGCCTTGCCAGTACTCGTCGCACAGCTTCGCCAAGTCTTGTGAGGCGGAGGACGTGGCTGCGCCGGAGCGCGGCGGGAGCGAGATCATGGCGATCAGAAGCATGGTGATGGCCGGGATTAGGCGGTAGAACATAATCGGTGCCAAGAGACTACTACGATTGGCTCTTGTTTTCGCCAACGGACTTGGCAAGGATAGCGGCCATGCGCACCCTCATCCTTGCGTTGCTGGTTCTCGCCGTGATCCCCGCGTGCGGCACGCCGACGTTGCGCTCGGCCGTCGGGACCCTCGAGGTCAAAGCCGCGGTCGATTCGCTCTGGTCCGGCTACGCCCACGCATCCGACCGCAAGGACGCGGCGGCCTTCGGCGCCCTTTTCACCGAGGACGCTGCGCTCGTTTACCCGGGGGTGCCGACCGTGCGCGGGCGGCAGGCGGTCCAGGAGCGACTCGTCTCGATGTACGCCGACATCGATCCCACCGGATTGCGCGTTGAGGCGGACGAGACCAGGGTCTCGGGCACCATCGCCGTCCAGAGCGGGACGTTCGAGGAGAGCTTCAACGAGAATTCGGCCGCGAAAACGAGATACGGCCGATTCGTATTGATCGCCGAGCCGGAGCGTGAGCGCTCGTGGAAGATTCGACGGCTGTTCGTGGTCGTCGATTCCACCGTGGCGTCTCCGTAGCCGTGGTCATGGAGGTGAGCGGCAACTGATGGGACCGAAACCTGGCGCGATGATCGACGTGATCCTCAAGCGATTCGAGACCCCCGACGAAGTGCGCATCATGAAGAGGGGCAAATTCGAGATCGTGCTGCTGGGCGGGCTCACGATCGGGCGCGCGAGCTACGAGCCGGGATGGAAATGGTCCGAGCACGTGGGCCCGGGCGTCCACGCAACGCGCTGCTCCGTCGAGCACGTGGGGCTGGTCCTCACGGGCACCGCCGCGGTGGCCTTCGACGACGGCCGGGTGACCGAGCTCCACGCGGGCGATCTGTTTCACATTCCACCGGTCCCTCACGATAGCTGGGTTGTCGGCGTGGAGCCGTACGTGTCGCTTCATTTTCTGGGCGGGGACAAGTACGCCAAGTGACGCGCGGCACTGACGCATGAGAAAGGCGAAACGATGGCAACGATAAAGCGCGTCGGGGTCCTGGGGTCCGGAGTGGTGGGACAGACGCTGGCCAAGGGTTTCAAGAGGCACGGCTACGAAGTGCAGATTGGAAGCCGATCGCCCGCCAAGCTCGCGTCCTTCGTGACGGAGACGAAGATTCCGAGCGGAACGTTCTCCGCGGTCGCGGCGTGGAGCGAGGCGCTCGTCCTCTCCGTCCTGGGGAAGGCGGCCGCGGAGGCGCTCATGGAGGCCCTCCCCCAGAACCTCGCCGGGAAGCCCATCCTCGACACGACGAATCCGATCAGCGATGAGGCGCCGGAGGACGGGGTCGTCCGGTTCTTCACTGGACCGAACCGGTCGCTCATGGAGGACCTGCAGGCCACGTTCCCCCAGGCCCACCTCGTCAAGGCGTTCAACAGCGTCGGGAACAACCTGATGGTGAATCCCAAACTCAAGGGGAAGCCCACGATGTTCTATTGTGGGAACAACGCTGGAGCGAAGGCGTTCGCCGCGCGGGTCATCGAGCAGTTCGGCTGGGAAGGCGCCGACATGGGCACCGCGGTCGCGGCGCGGGCCATCGAGCCGCTCTGTCAGCTCTGGTGCATCCCGGGCTTTCGCGACAATGACTGGGCTCACGCGTTCC
Proteins encoded in this window:
- a CDS encoding DUF885 domain-containing protein encodes the protein MFYRLIPAITMLLIAMISLPPRSGAATSSASQDLAKLCDEYWQGFLETYPTYATSLGDKRYDDRLDDIGPAGIAKETRRLESALARTNAIDAASLSPGERLTRTALLTEVEDQLAWISCKFWEWAVDPRTGPQVDFMNLPDYTIIDSPADAASFVKRCRAMGPYFDDTVANLRSGLAKGKAAPRDAVKATIDQLDRLIAAPADSLALWKPVTVERKDWSPADRERFAKDLRSAIQTALQPALGRYREFLKTSVLPVARPPEKAGLSALPDGPDCYKKMIRVHTSLDMTPDDIHRLGLEQVAIVRRDLAQLGQKVLGTSDISEIQRRLRGSPEMFFKTSAEVEAKAKETLARAQAAVPGWFGIQPKARCELKVMGMHEAPYSTIAYYRGPSADGKRPGYYMVNTYLPETRPRYEAEALAFHESVPGHHLQIAIAQELTGIPEFRKHLGVTAYVEGWALYTERLADEMGLYSSDTDRLGKLSFDAWRSCRLVVDTGLHAKGWSRQQAIEYMTQNTLLAPNNIVNEVDRYIGTPGQALAYKLGQLEILKLRDEAKRRLGRRFDIKAFHDAVLGNGAVSLPVLHEQIEAYIVAAEGAK
- a CDS encoding VIT family protein, which translates into the protein MHGELHRSGRIGWLRAAVLGANDGLISTGSLVVGVAAAEPSRLAILLSAVAGLVAGALSMAAGEYVSVSSQADTEQADLDRERGELAASPEAERSELAEIYVGRGLTPDLAIQVADQLMAHDALAAHARDELGINASTLARPIQAALASASSFAVGAAPPAILAALLPSGILTPGIVGVTLVLLIVLGSVAARLGGASVVRGALRVAFWGALAMACTAAIGRLFGAVAPGG
- a CDS encoding cupin domain-containing protein; amino-acid sequence: MIDVILKRFETPDEVRIMKRGKFEIVLLGGLTIGRASYEPGWKWSEHVGPGVHATRCSVEHVGLVLTGTAAVAFDDGRVTELHAGDLFHIPPVPHDSWVVGVEPYVSLHFLGGDKYAK
- a CDS encoding DUF2269 family protein, with translation MYLLFKLVHVASVIAFLGNITTGLFWHAHAARTRDPKLLAHTMDGIIKSDRLFTVPGVIGIIVTGFAAAIHGNFPILHTGWIFWTLVLFSISGLIFTMRVVPLQRQLRALAESGAQSGAFEYARYHALALRWEIWGAAALLTPVAGLALMVLKPSL
- a CDS encoding DNA-binding protein, encoding MATIKRVGVLGSGVVGQTLAKGFKRHGYEVQIGSRSPAKLASFVTETKIPSGTFSAVAAWSEALVLSVLGKAAAEALMEALPQNLAGKPILDTTNPISDEAPEDGVVRFFTGPNRSLMEDLQATFPQAHLVKAFNSVGNNLMVNPKLKGKPTMFYCGNNAGAKAFAARVIEQFGWEGADMGTAVAARAIEPLCQLWCIPGFRDNDWAHAFHLLRP
- a CDS encoding DUF3307 domain-containing protein yields the protein MLIFLQLYAAHLIADFILQPKWIVLNKRKPLALLAHAGIHVACGIALVNVGLDQNVLLAILGLALAHILIDCIKAFATKDGWVVFLIDQILHLGTVAAAAVWLSLSSWPFVEETVAATLTSPTFYLLLAAYVGVIFGGSIVVQKVTRPFLSRIDGDLLALKPGLPRAGKYIGSMERFLVLTFVITGYNEAIGFLLAVKALARFPEIKEDQRGTFAEYFLVGTMTSVGLALVAGLIVKALYAQL
- a CDS encoding nuclear transport factor 2 family protein, which encodes MRTLILALLVLAVIPACGTPTLRSAVGTLEVKAAVDSLWSGYAHASDRKDAAAFGALFTEDAALVYPGVPTVRGRQAVQERLVSMYADIDPTGLRVEADETRVSGTIAVQSGTFEESFNENSAAKTRYGRFVLIAEPERERSWKIRRLFVVVDSTVASP